TCATTGTGCAGGCGCTGAAGAAGATGCTCGAAGCAAGGGATTTCGCGACAGAGGGGCACTCGGAGCGCATGCAGGACTTGGTGGCGCAATTGGCCGTAGTTTCCGGTATTCCTGAATATAAATTAAATGACTTGCGCCTCGTTGCGCTCTTTCACGATCTTGGCAAAATCGGTGTCCCGGACCGGATCCTTTTTAAATCAGGTTCTTTAAATAAAGAAGAATATGTTGAAATCAAAAAGCACTGTGAAATTGGCTTTCAAATCGCCAATTCAGTACCGGATTTGGTCCCGATTGCTGATTGGATTCTTAAGCATCATGAGTCGTTCGATGGAAAAGGCTACCCTTTAGGTCTGAAAGGTAAAAATATCCCTTTGGAATGCCGTATTTTATCCATTGTAGACGCTTACGACGCGATGACAAGCGACCGTCCTTACCGGAAAGCGATGATGCACAAGGAAGCTGTTGATGAATTGAAAAGATGTTCCGGTACACAGTTTGATCCGCTTTTAGTGCAAAAGTTCACGCGGATGTTGGATGAAAGGTTAATAACTCGTCAAAGTCGAGGACCAAAATAAAACACTCTCAGAACTGAGTGCCGCCGCATAAAAATTGAGCGGTAATATTGCGCGTATTATAAAAAGCTATCCGCTGTTGCGGGTAGCTTTCAATTAGAACGGCTTTATTGCTTGCGAGCTGCAGTGTCAATCTTTAATTTCCCCTTTTTCTTTAACTCGTCATATTTCTCTTTATCTACTACCACATAGCCGTCTAAAGCCATTTGTAAAAACACGTCGGTGATTATTTTAAAGGCAAGATCAAATTCCAGATTGTGATGTTCGGCCACTTTTGTGGTAAGTTGGTTCAGCGACAGGCTCAATTCTGCCAACCCCTAGACTGGTGATTAAGTAAAAGCGCAGGCGCCCGGCCACGCTTTATATGTTGTTTGTGTTTATAGCTGTTTGCAGTTATTGTAACATGCTTGCAAAAGACGATCAACTTACTGAAACTTGCTTACTTCATCAGTATATTTTCTCATATATCTGTCAATCAATAATAAACAGGTTTACTTAACTGATTAATGGCCATAATAAGATTAAATATATTTAAAGGAGCGGAGAACCATGACTACAACATTAGTTGAATACTTCGGCGGAGTGCAAAATCGTCTCCCGGAAGAGGCGGAAAGAGTAATTAAAACACTTGAAGAAGAAGGTCCCATGAACAAAGAAGAACTTTCACTGACCGCTAAGGTCAAAAGGGCTGTTCTGGATCACATTGTAATGCAGCTTTATGCTCTTGGACTGGTGGACGTGGCGACAGAAGGCAAGAGCAAAATGTGCAGTCTCACCAAACTCGGGTATGATTTTCTTAAACTGAAGGATGCTGTTTAACGGCATATTTAAATGCGATGGGAGTTGGTACAGGTGCCCCGGAACGCGGATATGAAAAAAGAACAAGAAAAAACAAGAATCAGTAAGGATTTAAAAGAAAATATCAAGCTCCTGGACGCGGAAATAGGGATTGAAAAAAGTTTTGATATTCTCACCAGGGAACTGGTCATTGGCGGCAAAAATGTTACCTTGCTTTTCGTGGACGGTCTAACTAATGATCAGATTGTGACAATCGTTCTTCGTAATCTGACCAGTCTCGATTATGCGGACATGCATCCGGAAAGTATCAAAAAATTATTTAAAAACTATCTTGGTTACACTGAAGTGGATGAAGTACAATATCTTGAGGATGTTGTCAATAAAGTGCTGGCGGGTCCCCTGGCCATATTTGTAGAGGGATCGGATAAAGCTATAATTATGGATGCCAGGATCTACCCCATCCGCAGTCCTGAGGAACCGGACCTGGAAAGGGTTGTGCGGGGTTCCAGGGACGGCTTTGTTGAAACCCTGGTCTTTAATACCGCTTTAATCAGGAGGCGGATCAGGGACCCCAAATTGCGCATGGAATATATCCAGGTAGGTACCCGGTCCAAATCCGATATAATAGTTTGCTACATTGAAGATATAGCCAACCCCGATCTGGTGCAAAGCATAAAGGATAAAATAGAATATATCAAGATTGACGGTATCCCGATGGGTGAAAAATCGGTGGAGGAGTTGATTACTCCGGGTTCTTACTGGAACCCTTTCCCAAAGGTGCGCTATACTGAAAGGCCGGACGTGGCTGCCATGCACCTGCTGGAAGGGCATGTGCTGGTGCTGGTGGATACCTCCCCCAGTGTCATTATCGCCCCGGCCACATATTTTCACCACTTGCAGCATGCCGAGGAATACCGCCAGAATCCCACTGTCGGAGCTTACCTGCGCTGGGTGCGGTTCGTCGGTGTTGCGGCGTCTATATTTTTGCTGCCGCTCTGGTTTCTGTTTGCGAACAATCCGGAGCTGCTGCCGCCGCAGCTGGCTTTTATCGGAGTGAGCAAACCCGGCGAGATAGCGCTGATCTGGCAGTTCGTGCTGGCTGAGATTGCCATAGATATGATCAGGCTGGCTACCATTCATACGCCGGCGGCTCTGGCGACATCCACAGGCATCATCGCGGCGCTGTTGATCGGAGAGCTGGCCACCAGAGTGGGGCTTTTCTCCCAGGAAGTGGTTTTATACGTGGCCGTAGCGGCAGTCGGCACTTTTTTGACGCCCAGCATTGAAATGGCCAACGCCAACCGGCTGGTGCGGCTGGGATTGATCATCATGACCGCGCTGTTCCGGGTGCCGGGCTTTGTAATTGGAGTCGTCGCCACTTTTGTGGCTTTAGCGCTGAATAAATCATTCGGAGTGCCTTACCTTTGGCCGCTGGTGCCTTTAAACGCAAAAGCGCTAAGCGGGGTCCTGGTGCGGACGCCGGTTTCCATGCGCAATACCAGGCCGAGCGTTTTGAAGCCCATCGACCGTGACCGTCAGGTCACCGCCGCTCCAGCCCGTAAGCCTCTTAACCGGAGTAAAAACGGGGAAAAAAAAGGTTAGAAGAAAAAAACCCCCTTAAGGGGGTTTTTTAGTGCCGGCTTGAACAATTATATGGGGCCGAACATGCCGCGTTGTATGCCCAAAAACCGCCAAAGGCGAATTTGTTCTGTTATAATAATGATGAGGTGATTTGATTGATAACCAAAGAATTGGTAGATGGGACCATTCAAGGAATGAAATACCTCGAATTAAAACCGGCGCCATGGACAAAATACAACCATAAGGGTTCGTAATGGCCGAGCCCAGGCTGTTACAGGGTCAAAAGGCTCTGTAATGGCCGGCCAAAGGTTGATGCCGGGTCTAAAAAGGTTCGGTATCAGCCGGAGGGCAGACTGGTAAGTGTTCCGGCAGGCTTTATAGCAGTCGAAAACGATTGCTATGAGGTCGTAAGGGATATTTACTGGTCGAGCTAAGATTATCATGGGTGCCGGATACATTTAACTATATTTGTTGATGTGAGGTTTGTAACAGTCGAAAGATTGTTGCAGGCTTCCTAGGTATCCATGATAGTCGAACAAAGGTCATTATAGGTTTCGTAATGGTTCTCGGCAGTCGAAAGATTGTTCTGGGCTACGCAGAAATTTATAATGGCTGTAGTGTAGTTCATTGCGGGCTCTTTATAAATGTAAGAAACCTTCCTCTTAATGAGGAAGGTTTCTTACATTTATGGCAGGAGTAGCATAAGGGTGAGCAGGTAATTATATCTAACTGAAATAGTGGTTTACGATTGACAATAATTATTTGCCATGCTAAGATGATCGCATAAACCCTACTAATATACTTTGTTTTAGGGGGCTTTTTATTGATTAAAAAAAAGGTTTTCGTAGCTATGAGCGGCGGGGTTGACAGTTCTGTCACCGCCGCCCTCCTGTTACAGCAGGGTTATGATGTTATCGGTGTCACCATGCAAATATGGGATTCTACCCAAACTGAAGTGGGAGAGGAACATGTCGGCTGCTGTTCACTGGCGGCAGTTGAAGACGCGAGGCGGGTGGCCGGTAAACTGGGTATTCCTTATTACGTGATGAATTTTCGTGATATTTTTGAGGAGAAAGTGATCGATTACTTTACCTCCGAATACCTGCGCGGGCGTACGCCCAACCCTTGCATCGCATGTAACCGGTACATTAAATTTGAGGCGTTACTGGACAAGGCGCTGAATCTGGGAGCCGATTATGTTGCGACCGGGCATTACGCGCGTCTTGGTTTCAGCGAGAAATACAAGCGATATACGGTTCGCCGTTCGGCCGACCGGAGAAAAGACCAGACATACGTATTGTATGGCCTGACTCAGCGCCAGATTGCCCATACCCTGATGCCCCTGGGGGAGTACGCCAAGGAGCAAGTGAGAAAAATGGCCGCCGGCTTTGGCCTGCCGGTTGCGGATAAGGCTGACAGCCAGGAAATTTGTTTTGTCCTTGACGATAACTACCGTGGTTTTTTACAGGGAAAAACAGCGGATATTAAACCTGGTCCGTTTCTGAACCTGAGAGGTGAAGTTATCGGAGAGCATAAAGGTATTCCTTTTTATACCATCGGTCAGCGCCGGGGACTGGGCCTGGCGGCGGGGGAACGTCTTTATGTGGTAAATATAGACACTAATAATAATACCATTACTTTGGGGCCTGAGGAGGCCATTATGGGTACAGACTTAACAGCGGAAGATGTAAATCTGGTCCTCTATGACGAGTTGACCGGTCCCATGGAAA
Above is a window of Pelotomaculum isophthalicicum JI DNA encoding:
- a CDS encoding transcriptional regulator; this translates as MTTTLVEYFGGVQNRLPEEAERVIKTLEEEGPMNKEELSLTAKVKRAVLDHIVMQLYALGLVDVATEGKSKMCSLTKLGYDFLKLKDAV
- the mnmA gene encoding tRNA 2-thiouridine(34) synthase MnmA, encoding MIKKKVFVAMSGGVDSSVTAALLLQQGYDVIGVTMQIWDSTQTEVGEEHVGCCSLAAVEDARRVAGKLGIPYYVMNFRDIFEEKVIDYFTSEYLRGRTPNPCIACNRYIKFEALLDKALNLGADYVATGHYARLGFSEKYKRYTVRRSADRRKDQTYVLYGLTQRQIAHTLMPLGEYAKEQVRKMAAGFGLPVADKADSQEICFVLDDNYRGFLQGKTADIKPGPFLNLRGEVIGEHKGIPFYTIGQRRGLGLAAGERLYVVNIDTNNNTITLGPEEAIMGTDLTAEDVNLVLYDELTGPMEIEAQVRYNGKPAPAAMAPLPGGGVKVHFHTPQRSITPGQAVVFYHGDCLVGGATIEKKL
- a CDS encoding spore germination protein produces the protein MKKEQEKTRISKDLKENIKLLDAEIGIEKSFDILTRELVIGGKNVTLLFVDGLTNDQIVTIVLRNLTSLDYADMHPESIKKLFKNYLGYTEVDEVQYLEDVVNKVLAGPLAIFVEGSDKAIIMDARIYPIRSPEEPDLERVVRGSRDGFVETLVFNTALIRRRIRDPKLRMEYIQVGTRSKSDIIVCYIEDIANPDLVQSIKDKIEYIKIDGIPMGEKSVEELITPGSYWNPFPKVRYTERPDVAAMHLLEGHVLVLVDTSPSVIIAPATYFHHLQHAEEYRQNPTVGAYLRWVRFVGVAASIFLLPLWFLFANNPELLPPQLAFIGVSKPGEIALIWQFVLAEIAIDMIRLATIHTPAALATSTGIIAALLIGELATRVGLFSQEVVLYVAVAAVGTFLTPSIEMANANRLVRLGLIIMTALFRVPGFVIGVVATFVALALNKSFGVPYLWPLVPLNAKALSGVLVRTPVSMRNTRPSVLKPIDRDRQVTAAPARKPLNRSKNGEKKG